GGCGGAAGATGCGCGGCGGTGAGGCCGGCGTCCAGCCTTGTTCCGGCAGCGTGTCAGCGCAGGGGCTGGCGGGGCTGGGCCTCGCCCGGCACGCGCTCCTGCACCGGCCCGCGGGAGCGCACGAGCGCGCCGGTGGAGGCGTCCAGCTCGACGACGAAGATCCGCCCGTTCGGCGGCAGGATCTTCAGCTCATAAAGCCATTGCGTGTCGTCCCGCTCCAGGTCGGCCTCGATCACGCGGCCGCGGAAGCGGCGCTCCACCTCGGCCAGGAGATCAGAGAGCGGGCGGATCTGGCCCGCCTCAAGCGCCGCGCGGGCGCGGTCATGATCGCGCCGCTCCTGCGCCGCCGACTGGACCGGGACCGCGAGGAGCAACGGTGCCAGGGCACACAGAAAGACAGGAAGGCGAAGCCGCATGCCCACCCTTGGAATGCAGTGGCTGAACGATGGCTGAATCATGGCATCAGGAGAGGTTCAGGATGAGGGCGGTATAGAATCTCTACCTTGGGTTGTCGCGGCACCCCGCAAAGCCACCGGAAGACGGTCAGTCTGGCGTTGTCCCGGTCGGCGTGGCCCCGACGGCATTCGCGGGGCGGACGGGACGGGATTGGAGTCGGTCATGATGTTCAGCAGCTTCGCACATGTCTCGCCGCACCTGCTGGGCCTCTTCATGCTCGCCCTGGCCTGCGTGCCCCTGGTCTTCGTGGTGCAGGATCGCAAGCGGCGGGCGGCGGAGCAGAAGCGGATGACGCAGCTGCGGCGCGAGGCCCGCGTGGCGGCCGAGCTGCAGGGCCGTGGGCCGCAGCAGCCTCTGGTGGATGGCTGGGTGAGCCAGGCGCCGCGCTGAGGCGCCCGGCTCCGCAGTCAGGCGTCAGAGAATCCGGCAGGCCTCGTCGAATTCCAGGCGCGGGCCGCGCTCAAAGATCCCGGCCGGGTCGCCATGGCCAAGATTGACCAGGAAGTTCGACTTCCATCCGGTATCGGCGAAGAACAGGTCATCCACCTTCATGTTGTCGAAGCCGCTCATCGGCCCGACATCGAGGCCGAGCGAGCGCGCCGCCAGCATCAGGTAGGCGCCCTGCAGCGTGCCGTTGCGCATCGCCGTCGTATCCGCCAGCGACCAGTTGCCGGCGAACCAGCTCCGCGCATCCGCATGCGGAAAGAGCTTGGGCAGCTGGTCGTAGAATTTCGGGTCATGCGCGACGATGACCGTGACCGGCGCCGTCATCGTCTTCTCGATGTTGCCGGGGGAGAGCGCCTCCTTGAGCTTCGCCTTCGCCGCATCGCTCGTCAGGAAGGCGAAGCGCGCGGGTGAGGCGTTGGCGCTGGTCGGCCCCCATTTCAGCAGGTCATACAGCGCGCGGAGCGTCTCCTCCGCCACCGGCTTGTCCTGCCACTTGTTCTGCGTGCGGGCCGTGCGGAAGAGCTGGTCCAGCGCGGCGGCGTCGAGGGCGCCCGTCATTTACGCCTCGACCTGCTCGACGCCCATCACCTCGGGCACGTAGTGGCGCAGCATGTTCTCCACGCCATGCTTCAGCGTGGCGCGCGAGGAGGGGCAGCCCGAGCAGGCGCCTTGCATCTTCAGCTTCACGATGCCGTCGCGGAAGCCGCGGAACACGATGTCCCCGCCATCGCCGGCCACGGCCGGGCGGACGCGCTGGTCCAGCAGCTCCTTGATCTGAGCGACCGCCTCGGCATCGGCCGGGTCGAAATCCTCGGCCGCATCCTCGCCCACGCCCTCGATCACCGGCAGCTCGGCCAGGAAATGCTCCATCACCGCGCCCAGCACCTGCGGCCGCAGCGCCTGCCACTCCGTCGTGTCGAACTTCGTGACCGTGATGAAATCGGCGCCGAAGAACACGCGCGCCACACCCTCCAGCGCCAGCAGACGCGTCGCCAGCGGCGAGCGGGAGGCGTCGTCGCCCACCACGAAATCGGCGGTGCCGGCCTGGCCCATCACGTCGCGGCCGGGCAGGAATTTCAGCGTGGCGGGGTTGGGCGTGCTTTCGGTCTCGATGAACATGGCGTGTTCCTGGCGGGGAAATTTTTGACAGGACCTATGTGGTCCTGTTTGCAGGCCCGTGCAAGCTGGAGCGTGTGGCACGCGCCTTGCGCTGCCTGCCGGGCCGACCGGCAGAGCCGCCCTGGGAGCCCGCGATGCAAGACCCGATCCGCCTGGCCTTCCGCCCCACCGGAAGCCTCAGCGTCCCGCCCCCGCCCGACCGCGGGCCCGAACTCGGCCCTGAGGAGGCCATCCCGATCCCGGGGGAGATGACCTTCGACGAAATCGTGGAAGGCCTGAACCCCCTGCACCATCTGCCGGGGGTGGGCATGATCTACCGGGCCGTGACCGGCACCGAGATCCATCCCACCATGCGGGCGCTGGGCGCCGGCCTTACCGGCGGCGCCCTCGGCATGGCACTCGCCGGCGTCATGTCCGCCATCGAGATGACCCAGCCGTTCGAACGCATCCGCGCCGCCTGGAACAACGAACCCGATCCGCTCAACCTGGCCCGCCAGCCGGCCAACCCCATGGACGTCGCTCAGGCCTACCAACGCTGGAGCACCCTCGCGAACCCCACCCAACTCGCCGCCGCCACCGCCGCCGCCACCGCCGCCGCGCGCGCGACGGGGTGAGGCGCCGCCCCTACCCGCGTGCGCCGAAGATGGCGGAGCCGACGCGGACATGGGTGGCGCCGTGGCGGATGGCGATCTCGAAATCGCCGCTCATGCCCATCGAGAGGGTCTTGAGGCCGTGGCGGGCGGCGATCTGCGCGAGAAGATCGAAATGGGGGGCGGGGTCCTCCGCCGCCGGGGGGATGCACATGAGCCCGAGGATGGGCAGGGCGTGAGTGGCGCGGCAGAGGGTGATGAACGCATCGGCCTCGTCCGGCAGGATGCCGGCCTTCTGCGGCTCGGCGCCGGTATTGACCTGGATGAGCAGGTCCGGCCGGCGGCCTTCCTTCTGCATGGCCTCGGCGAGGGCGAGGGCGAGCTTCGGGCGGTCCAGGGTTTCGATGACGTCGGCCAGGCGCACGGCGTCGCGCGCCTTGTTGGTCTGCAGCGGGCCGATGATGTGCAGGCGCAGGTCCGGGTGGGCGGCACGCAGCTGCGGGAATTTCGCGGCGGCCTCCTGCACGCGGTTCTCACCGAAGACACGTTGCCCGGCGGCGAGCGCGGCCTCGACCGCCTCCACCGGATTGGTCTTGGAGACGGCGACGAGCTGCGCGGCGCCCGGCGGGCGCCCCGCGGCGGCGGCGGCGGCCTCGATTCGGGCGCGGATTCGGGTCAGGTTGGCGGCGATGTCATCGAACATGCGTCTTAGAATAAGGAGAGGCGGCGCCAGCGCCATCCTGTCCCCTTGCCAGCGCCCTTCTTGCCCGGCGGTCTGGCTGTTGAGCGACCCGGGGCGCCTGGCGGACCCCTCGCCTCTGCTGCGCGGCTTGCCGCGGGGCGCGGCGGTGCTGCTGCGCGGGGCGCCGCCGGAGGTGGCGGAGCGGGTGGCCCGGCTGTGCCGGCGCCGGGGGCTCGTGCCGCTGGTCTCGGGTGAGGGGCGGCTTGCGCTGCGAATCGGCGCAGGGCTGCACGTGCCCGACCGGGCGCCGACGCGCGGCCTGCTGCCCTTCCTGCTGAATCGGCGCGGCGCCTTGCTTTCGGCGGCGGTGCATGGCCGGGCGGGGCTGGCGCGGGCGCGGCGGCTCGGGGCCGATGCGGTGCTGGTTTCGCCGGTCTTTCCGACGGCGAGCCATCCGGGCGCGCCCGCCTTGGGTCCCTTGCGCTGGGCGGCGCTGGCGCGTGCGGCCGGCCGGCCGGCGGTGGCGCTGGGGGGCATGTCGGCGCGGGCGATGCGACGGCTGCCAAGGGGGCTGGCGGCCGGCTGGGCCGGAATTGGCGTCTGGAAGGATTGTGTCCTGCGGGACACAGTGTCTCAGGGAAGTCGCGTTCCGGCGTCAAAGCCGGTTGCCCGGCCGCAATCCACCAACGCATAGTCCGCCCCGGACCCAGTGATCATTGGGTTGTGGAGTGTTTCCGGCTTGGCCCGGTTCCTTTGCAACCCGGAGGGTTACGGCCTCTTCCAGAGATGGAGGGGGAGGGTCAGGGGAACCAGCCGGCTCCGGCCGGCACGTGAGGAGAGTATAACATGCGCAAGATTTTGCTGGGCACGACGGCAGTCGTCTCGGCGGTCGTGGGCGCTGCCGTTATGGCACCCCAGGCCTCCGCTCAGGAAGCGCCGACCGTTCGTCTCGGTGGCTTCTTCCGGGCCTACTATGGCTATGTGAACCAGACCAGCCAGCAGTCGCAGGTCACGACCGGCCAGCTGAACAACGGTTCGTCCTCGGGCCTGCCGACCAACGTCGGCTCCGGCACGCAGAACGTTCCGCCCGATGGCGTGAACAACGCCCGCATCGGCAAGAACGACATCTCGACCGACGCCGGCATCGACGTGATCGTGAACGGCAAGCTGGCCAACGGCCTGACCTACGGCGCGCAGATCTCGCTGAACAGCAGCGGTCTCGAGGGTCGTCAGGTGCTCGGTGGCCGTTCGTCCGCCGGCAAGACGACCGTCCAGGTCGACGAGATGTACGCCTTCATCGCCCACCCGCGCTTCGGTCA
This region of Sediminicoccus rosea genomic DNA includes:
- a CDS encoding malonic semialdehyde reductase, which encodes MTGALDAAALDQLFRTARTQNKWQDKPVAEETLRALYDLLKWGPTSANASPARFAFLTSDAAKAKLKEALSPGNIEKTMTAPVTVIVAHDPKFYDQLPKLFPHADARSWFAGNWSLADTTAMRNGTLQGAYLMLAARSLGLDVGPMSGFDNMKVDDLFFADTGWKSNFLVNLGHGDPAGIFERGPRLEFDEACRIL
- a CDS encoding PepSY domain-containing protein is translated as MLLAVPVQSAAQERRDHDRARAALEAGQIRPLSDLLAEVERRFRGRVIEADLERDDTQWLYELKILPPNGRIFVVELDASTGALVRSRGPVQERVPGEAQPRQPLR
- a CDS encoding YggS family pyridoxal phosphate-dependent enzyme translates to MFDDIAANLTRIRARIEAAAAAAGRPPGAAQLVAVSKTNPVEAVEAALAAGQRVFGENRVQEAAAKFPQLRAAHPDLRLHIIGPLQTNKARDAVRLADVIETLDRPKLALALAEAMQKEGRRPDLLIQVNTGAEPQKAGILPDEADAFITLCRATHALPILGLMCIPPAAEDPAPHFDLLAQIAARHGLKTLSMGMSGDFEIAIRHGATHVRVGSAIFGARG
- a CDS encoding thiamine phosphate synthase, coding for MSDPGRLADPSPLLRGLPRGAAVLLRGAPPEVAERVARLCRRRGLVPLVSGEGRLALRIGAGLHVPDRAPTRGLLPFLLNRRGALLSAAVHGRAGLARARRLGADAVLVSPVFPTASHPGAPALGPLRWAALARAAGRPAVALGGMSARAMRRLPRGLAAGWAGIGVWKDCVLRDTVSQGSRVPASKPVARPQSTNA
- a CDS encoding NifU family protein, producing the protein MFIETESTPNPATLKFLPGRDVMGQAGTADFVVGDDASRSPLATRLLALEGVARVFFGADFITVTKFDTTEWQALRPQVLGAVMEHFLAELPVIEGVGEDAAEDFDPADAEAVAQIKELLDQRVRPAVAGDGGDIVFRGFRDGIVKLKMQGACSGCPSSRATLKHGVENMLRHYVPEVMGVEQVEA